The Myxococcales bacterium genome includes the window ATCGTCATCACCTGCGTCGCGCTGCTCGTCGCGTATTCCATCCGTTATGAATTTAAGATTCCCGCCAGCTACGCGACGCAGATGCTGTGGCTGATGCCGATCGTGTCAATTGCGCGGGTTTTTTCTAATCATGCGTTTGGGGTCTATAGCGTCGTATGGCGCTACATGGGCTTGCACGACGCGCTCCGCTGCCTGCAGGCCGCGGCCATGGTCAGCGCGATCATCGTCGCGATTCGCTGGAGCGTCGGCGCTCGGCTACCGGATCTGGTCGTGCCCTATTCCGTTGTAGCGATGGAGGGCCTCCTCGTCTCGCTTGCCATGACAGGCATACGCTTCGTGCCGCGCATCATGGCGGAGCGCGTGCGCAATGTCGGCATTCCCACGCTGCTCATCGGCGCGGGACAAGGAGCCACCGCCATTCTGCGCGAGGCGTGGCGGCATCCCGAGCTCCAGATGGCCCCCGTAGGCCTTCTAGATGATGACCCAGCCAAGCAAGGCATGAAGATCTCCAGTTGTCAGGTACTCGGCGGCTTGCCCGATATCGCTACCGTGTTGGAACGCACTAGCTGCAAGCGCGTCATCATCACCACGCAGGCCATTTCCCCGGCGCAGATCGCGGCCATCATGGATGCCTGCAATCCGCACGGCGTCGCCGTAAACATCGTCAAGGGGCTCTACGAATCGCTTACCGACGACCCGTCGCCTCAATCTAGCCTCAGCATGCGTGAGGTGCGCATCGAAGACTTGCTGGCGCGTGAGCCCGTGGCCCCCTCGCTGTCAATGCTTGACCTGCGCGCTCGCTATGGCCACAAGCGCATTATTGTCACCGGTGCCGGCGGATCTATCGGAGGTGAGTTGGTGCGCCAGCTCGCGCTGCTCGAACCTGCCTTGCTCGTACTCGCCGAGCGCGATGAGACCAATCTCTTTGCCATCGAACACGAGCTGGCCGCGCTGCGCCAGAACGTAGAGATACGCCCGTTGCTCATCGACATTATGGACCGCGAGGCGGTGGCCCGCATGTACGCGGAATTTGCGCCTGACGTGGTGTTTCACGCCGCGGCCTATAAGCACGTGCCGATGATGGAGCGCTTTCCGTGGGAGGCCGCCCGCAACAACGTGTTTGCCACCAAGCACCTCGCTGAGCTTGCGAACGAGGCCGGCGTCGGCGCCTTTGTCATGATCTCGACCGACAAGGCGATCAACCCAACCTCAGTCATGGGCGCGACCAAGCGCATTGCCGAGCAGGTGGTGCAGGACCTCGCCAAGACCGCGACCACCAAGTACTCGTGCGTGCGCTTTGGCAACGTGCTGGGCAGCCGGGGCTCAGTGGTCGGAATTTTCCGCGAGCAGATCGCAAGCGGGGGCCCGGTCACCGTCACTCACGCGGATGCCACGCGATATTTTATGACCATTCCCGAGGCCGCGAATTTGGTGCTGCAGGCCGGTACGCTCGGCGCCCGAGGCGAGGTCTTCTTGCTCGACATGGGCGAGCCGGTCAAGATTATCGATCTGGCGAGGCAGATGATTCGCCTCTCCGGCTTTAGCGAGGCACAGCGCCCGATCAAGATCATCGGCACCCGGCCGGGCGAGAAGTTGTTCGAGGAGCTATCGACTGCGAGCGAAGACCTTTCGGCGACGGATTTGCGCAAGGTCTTTCGCTGTCGCCCCATCGCCGCCGAGCACGACCGGATCGCACAATTGTTGGTGGCATTGCAGGCCGCGGTATCGGCACGCGATGCGGCCGACGTGCGCCGCGTACTAAGCGAATTCGACATCGGTTATCAAGAAACTGGCCCGCGCCATGCCCCATGATCGGCCTGCCAAGCGCCGTAAAAACTTCGCGGTGATATTTGCGGCCAATGCGGTGTATGCGGGCGCGCAACTGCTCATGCTGGTCGCAATTACGCGGTGGACCACGCTTGCGGAGACAGGTTTCTACGGCTTTGGGCTGGCGCTCACCACGCCGATCATGCTCGCGACCGGCATGGCGCTGCGCGAGGTGGCGTTTACTGATGCGGCGCACTCGCATCTCGCCGATTCGTATGTTCGACTGCGCCACATCACCACCTCGATTGCGCTAGGGCTTTGCCTTGCCCTCGGTGCGGCTGTCGCGGCGTCGCGCGAGGAGTTCACCGCCATCGCGGCGGTCGCCATCGTCAAGGCGATCGAGTCGCTGTGCGAGATGCGCTACGGCCTGTGGCAGCGCGACGGGAATCATAGCGCCGTGGCACGCTCCCTGGCGCTGCGCGCGGTGGTCGGCCTTTGCGCCTTTGTGATCGTCCTGCGTTTCACCCGCATTGTGCCCTTGGCCTTGCTAGCCACCAGCCTGGTGTGGGCAATCGTATATCAGTGGTTTGATGGCTTTCACGTCGCGTCCGAGCCCGGGGCCCGGGCCACGGTCGATCGGGCCGATGGCCCGCTCTCCTCATCGTCGCGTGAGGGCGTGCGCGCCCTCGCCGCCTTGGCGTGGCCCATGGGCATCGTCGCCGCGATCGTATCGCTGCAGATCAACCTGCCGCGCGGTTTCGTGCGAGCCTACCTCGGCACCGAAGCACTGGGGCGATTCACCGCCATCTCCGCCGTGCTCGCAATATCTTCAACCGTACTTGTGGCGCTTGGGCAGACCAATGGCCCGCGGTTGGCGCAGCTCTGGCTTGAACGCTCATATCGCGCGTTTGCGAACCTAACCGCGCGCCTGATCGCCATGATGTTGGCAATCGCGGGCGTCGGCGTTGCGCTGGCACTTAGCGTGGGCGACCTGGTGATTCCACTTGCCTTCGGGGGCAAGTACCACGGGCTGGAAACCTTGCTCGCCCAGATGTGCCTTGCCGCCGGCCTGTTTGGCATTTCCGGAATCCTTGGCACCGCGGCGTTGGCGCTTCGCACGTTTCGCTTGGTTTCCCTGCTGCAAGTCGCCTCCGCCCTATTAACGACGCTGGCGTGTTGGTTGTTCGTGCCTCATGGCCTGATTGCGGCAGGGTGGGCCGTAGTGCTCGCAGCCGCCGTTTCCTCCCTGCCGCCCCTCGGCGCCTTTGTTTACGCGCGCCGTAGCATGCGCGAGGCGGCGCGATGACCGACCATGCACTGCCTCTACCACGCGCCTTGCGCTGGCGCAAGTCGGTGGAGTTCTGGTGGGCGCTCGCATTGGTAGGGGTCGTCGCGTTGGCTTTTGCCACGTTTGATGATCGATATCGACATTGGTTCTTGGTTCCAGTGGCTTTTAGCGGTGCCTTGATCGTCACGGATCTGCTGCAATGGCTGCGCTCCCGCGGCGATTTATTTGATCCAGCGGGCATTCTCAGCGTGCTTGGCGTGCACTTTTTTCTTTGCGCCGCTGCTGCATGTGCTGTGGGACATATGGATGTGGAACGGCTATTGGTTGGCCGTCATCGCTCCGCCTCGCGACTGGCGCCCATGGCTTGGCATCATGGCAACGCTCAATTGTGCGGGCTTGGTGCTGTACCGCTGGGCCCACGGGAAACAAGTGCTGCCCGTCCCGCGACCCTTTTGGAAGATCGATCGTACGCGCTTTATACTTTTTGGCGCGTTCTTCGCCGCCGTGGCGCTGACGGCTCAGATTCTCGTTTTTGCCCAGTTTGGCGGCATCAGCGGTTACATTGACACGTTCGAGCGCGGCATCGACAACTTTCGTGGCTACGGCTTCGTCCTCACCATCGCCGAGTCGCTGCCCATCTTGCTGGTCATGATCTACGCCGCCATCGCACAAACGCGGCCGCTGCTACGCGCCTGGGGCCCGCTGCTCATCATGCTTGTCTGTTATTTCGGCCTGCGTCTAATCTTTGGAGGACTCGCCGGCAGCCGTGCCAATCTGGTGTGGGGCCTGTTCTGGGCGGTCGGCATCGTCCACATGATGATTCGGCCGTTGTCGCGGCGCTGGCTCGTGGCTGCGATTCCGCTGCTGGTCGCATTCATGTACGTCTATGGCTTTTATAAGGCCGGCGGCCGTCGCGGCCTCGATGCGATCTCGAGCGAATCCGCGCGCGAGGAGCAGATCGAAAACACAGGGCGATCAGCGGAGTTCACCTTGCTCGGCGACCTCGCCCGAGCCGACGTGCAGGCCTATATTTTGTACGCGACCGCCCACCCACGCATGCGCTACGAGTGGGCGCTCGGTCGGACGTATGCCGGGGCACTGGCCTTGTTTGTGCCCGCGCGCATCTGGCCGTCGAGGCCCGATACCAAGGTGCGCGAAAGCACCAATGTGGTGTTCGGCCCCAACACATACGAACGCACCGAATTTCGCTCGAGCAAGGTCCATGGTCTCGCCGGCGAGGCGGTGCTAAATTTTGGGATGTGGTCGGTACCGGTTTCATTTCTCTTGCTCGGACTGCTGATTCATCGCTATCGGCAATTCGCCGCCAGCCTCTTGCCAGGTGATTGTCGCGTGCTGCTGCTGCCGTTCTTGTCGACTTTTTGCTTCTTGGTATTATCGATGGACTCTGACGTGTTGGCCTTCTACGTCTTTAAGCAGGGCCTGCTGCCCATCTTGCTCGTGTTGGTGGGCAGCCAGCGGGCGCGGCCTAAGGCGATGGTGACGGCGGCGACGTGACGATCTGCCGGCGAAGCGCGGCGGCCTGCTCGGTGTGGCCGTTGTGGTCATGCCAGCGCGCGCCTTGCTCGTACCAATAGTTGCGCTCGGCGGTCGACTGCAGCAAGGGCTCGCGGGCGGCGAGCGAGCGCTCGATCATGTCGCCGATGGCCGGGTCGGCGCGCGTGGCTATCACCACAAGGCCAATTTCAACCCGCGCCACGTGCAAGGGGTATGCGCCGCGTGGCGTGGCAGCGCGGGCGTCCAGCCGCGGATCGACGATGATCGCCAGCGCCTGCTCCGGCGCCTGGGTTTGCATGTGCGCATAGGCCAGCGCGACGGCCGTATCAACGGAGGGTGCTAGCGCCTCGGCGGCGCGCGCATGCCGCAGCGCCGCGTGCGGCTCCGCGGTCATGAGCGTTTGCGCCGCGGCGAGCTGCACCGCGCCGTCACCAATAAATAGCTGACCAACTCGGCGCGCATACGCCTGGGCGATTTCTTTGTGCCCGGCGCGCGCCAGCTCATGCAGCCAAAACGCCCCATCTTCGCGATTAATCGGGATCGCCAACGCGGCCTCTTGCGCGCTGGGCAGCGCGGCCGAGATGTCGCGCACCAGGCTGACGTTGCGCGACAGCGCGAGCGCGGTCGCAAATGCGGCAGGTGCTTGAGGCCGTGCCGACGCCCGGCTCATCGCGGTGCCCAGCACCATGTGAGCCGCGACGTTACTGGGATTTAGCGTCACCGCGCGCGCGAGCACGGCAAAGGTGCGCGGATCGTGCCGACGCATCATGGCCTCGCCGAGGCGCGCCCATGCCTGATCATCCGCGGGATGGCGAGTGGCTATGCGCTCCAGCTCGGCAACAGCCTGCGCATCGACAAGGCTATGCGGCGCCAATTCGGCGGAGGTCGGCCGCGCCATGGCGGTAATTGCGAGCGTCGCCACTGCGGCGAGGGCCACGCCCCCTTTTGTCCAGAGTCCTGCGCGTGGGCTCGCAACCCGTACAGCGCGCACCGGCACGGCGATCGCCGCACAGACAAGCGCGGCTCCGAGAACCAACGGCATCTCGAGGCTAAAGTCGAACAGGTCGTGTACGAGCAGGCCCAAGAGCCCGGCCCACGCCGCCGCTCGCAGGCTGCTCTCCTGGGCATGACGCCACGCTGCTGCCATCAGCCACAGCCACAGTCCTAAAATGGCCAAGGCCCCCAAAAACCCCACGTCGAGCGCACGCTGCACTACCGCATTTTCAGGATGCGAATAGCGCACGCCTGCCACCTGCGCGTACTTTGCAAACGCCGGCTCGAACGCACCCGTGCCCACCCCCACCAGCGGCGCCTCACCGAGCAGGTCGACGCTTTGACGCCACACCCAAAATTTCGAGCCGCGCTGCGATAATTCAGCGACCTCGGTCTTGGCAAGTTCGCGCCCAAGCGTCTGCGACGAAATCCCATAAATCGCCAGCGCCGCCACCGCCGCCAGTGCGATGGCCATCCACTGCGCGCGCCGAACGTGTCGCATGGCAAGGCGTTCGCTTTGGACAATCATCGGCACGGCGATGATTAGGGCCACGCACAGCCCAAGCAGGCCGCCGCGCGATCCCGTCGCCAGCACCGTGGCCACGAGCAACGTCAACGCCCCCGCGTACACCGCGCGCTGGGCGCCCTCGCTGCGCAGCGCCTGCGCCACGGCTAGCGGACACGCCAAACTCAAAAAGCCCGCGAGATGGTTCAGGTTGAGCAGCGGCGAGGTGAGGCCATCGACGACCGGCGACCGCAGCACGCCCCACAAAAAACCTGGCGCAAGCAAGGTGTTCGCCCACGTCACTAGGGCCACGAGCGACGCCGTGCCGACCACCAGCGCCGCCAGGTTGCGCCGCCCATGCGACGACATCGCCAGCCGCATTGACAGCTGCGCTATCGAGATCGCGAGCAACAGCTTGCCAATCGCCAGCAAGGTCAGCGGCACGTCGTAGCTCAGCGCGTACCACTCCGGTGGCGCCACGCGCAGCGCCGACGCGTTGGCCACCACCAACGCCGCCTTGCCGGGCGATAGCCAAGACACCAGGGCATGTGGCAGTGGCAGCACTTGCAGCAGCGCGAAGGCCAAGCCCACCACCAACGGCCAGCTATAGCGCGGCAGCACGCCGCCAAGCTCGGCGCCTTGCTCGGCGCGGATGCCTGCCACCAGCGCAAACGTTCCCGCCGTGGCCGCCATGGCGATCGCGACCGACCACCGCAACACGCCGCCGGCGCCGCCAATCAGCACCACCATCGCGAGCGCCAGGCCCGCCAAGGCCCACTTGTGTGTCCGCGATCCGGACACATCGGTCAGCCGCCGTGGGCGCGTCGCCGCCATCTTAAAAGCGACGGCGCGGCACGAACACGGAGTCGCCCGGGCGCATGTAGAAAACCGGCGCTTTATTCTCCGCCACCGCCTGCACCGGCACGGTAAATGTCTCGCTCTTGCCGTCGACGGTGCGCGTCACCTGCACCGCGTTCTCGCGCGCGCCGGCGGTAAAACCACCCGCCTGCGATACTGCCTCGACCACCGTCATGCCAGGCGTGAACAAGATCGCGCTTGGCTTGCGCACTTCCCCGAGCACCGACACCTTCTTGGAGCGATACTCTTTGACGTAAACCGCGATCGACGGGTTGACCAAATACCCATCAGCGAGCCGCCCGCGAATATCTTCTTCAATCTGCGCCGGCGTCTTGCCGACCACCGTCACCTGGCCAATGTACGGAAACGAGATCGTGCCCTCTTGGCTGGCCGAAAACGTCCCGGACATGTCTTCATGGCGAAACACGCGCACCTCGAACAAGTCGCCGGCATCGAGCGTGGTGTCTTCATTATAGATTGCTTGGCTCGGATACTTGCTAGCGGGCGGATCGCCGCAGCCGAGCAGGGCGGCGGCGCCGAGCCCAACAATCACTAGCACGCGAAGCGCAAACACTGACACCGCCGCAATATACGGCGCTTAGTCGTTGCGGCGCAACCGAATGACCGTTTTCAATGAAGCGCCTGGCGTCGCCATCGCGGTGGGCGCGGCAGCCACCACGTCGCTTAAGCACGCGACCATGGCTTCGTCGCCGCTAACCACGAGGGGGCCCCATTCATTATTGGCGTCGGTCGTCCGGCTGGCGATTAGGGTTACAGGCCACGTTACCTTCGTGGTCGTCGCACAGCGGAAGAACTTGGCGCGACGATCTGCGAGCGCCAGCTGGTCGGTCGAAAAACAGGCGTACTTGCCCATGGCGTCCGGATCTCGATAGCAATTCGTGGCGTCGCCGATGTCGACCGGCGCATCCGGGTCGCTAGCATCGGGAGCTTGTTGCACAACCGCGGTTTCGCCCTCGGGAAGCGTCTGCGTCTCAGGCGCGGCCCTGCCGCCACACGCGGCCACCATCGCCGCAAGTGCAATCAGAACCCCCGCTACGCTGATTCGTTTCATGCGAACTGTGCGCTTAGTTGGGCTGGAACGGCAACTTGACTTCAAAGCCCGCGTCCGTCGGATCGCCATCGCTGTCGACCGGGGGCGTAAAGCTCCAACCGGCCATGCGCGTTTCAATACAAGCATCGAGCTCGCTGTTAAAGCCGGTGGCCTTGGGTGATACGACGCGGCCTTTTTCGTTGACGGTAAAGGCAATGGTCACGGTGCCAGCCGCGGTCGGATCGGTCTTGAGCAAGTCTTTGTGACAACGCTGCAGACCGGCCATGTACGCGCTCTTGATCTTCGCAATCACGGAGTCTGCCGTGAGCGTGGATTCGTCAAACGCCTTCTTGGACGAAACGGTGACGCGGCTGCCTGGCGTCTTTTCATCTTTGCCAGCGGCGTCGCCGGCGCTCGCAATGCCGCCCGCGCCAGTGCCCGTGCCTGGACCTGATGAGGTCCCCGTGCGCGCATCGCCATCGCGCGTCCCGCCACTGCCGGTGCCGCCAACCGCGATCTTGCCGCCGCCTTCGCGTACGGCATCGATGCTGCGTCCAATATCTTCGCTGGGGCGACGGTCGGCCATGCCGCGCTCAACATCCGATGGCCCGTCGCCGCCGGAGGCAAACAGCTCGCTGGCATAGCGCTGCGCATCGTCAACCGCGGCTTGCTTTTCTGCCGCGACATCGGCGGCGGTCCGGCCACCGCCTGCGGGTGCGGGGTCAGTTTTTGGCTTCTCGTTTTTGGTCTTGCCGCCAGCATCGGGCGCCGGCTTGGTGTCCTCAGCTTTGGCCACCTCGGTCGGCGTTACGGGTTGCGTGAAATCTTCCACCACGTATTCGTCGATGCCGGCTTTTTGCCGCGCCTGTTGCGCGAGCGTGCGTGGCGCCGGCCGGTCGACAATAAAAAAGGCATAGACCCAAATAACAATCGCGACGGCGTTGGTAATGCCCATGCACGCCATGAGCAGCGGATCCATGCGATCCATCAGGCTGCCGCGCACGGCGGCAGGCAACACGGGCTTGGGCTGCGGCGGCGGCTCAGGAATGACCTGAAACAGCATGGAGAATTCGCCGATCCACAGCTTGCCGCGCGCGTCGTTGCCGAGATCGACCACAAAGTAGTCGTCGACCCGACGGGCCTTGGCCTTGAGCTGCTCGAGCGTCAAGACCTGATCGCCGCTCGAGATGCGGCCTTCCATCTTGGCGGGAAAGCGCAGCTCATAGTGATCATTTGCCCACACCAACACGGTGAAGGTGCGTGGCAACTGCTCGATCGGCACCGCGAACATATTGTGGCTCGATTGCCCGATCGTGACGTTCTCGTGCTTATGCACCAGCCGCTCTTCGATGATCTTGCTGCCGAGCACGAGGCCGATGCGTAGGACACGCTTGGCGCCGTCGCCGCGCGACGATGATGAGGTGGATGCGCGCGCCATTAGAAAGGGGCCTTCTTAAGGGTTTCGAGGATGAGCGGGAGAAAGTCTTGCTTGAGGCTCTCCCACTCGTAGTTGATCGATTTTGGTTGCAGCACGTAGACAACACTCGGCCGCGGCACCTTGCCGCAAACCGTCACCACCGTATCAATGACCGTGATTTTTTGGCCGTTGCGATACTCGATGTGGAAGTTCTTGCCTTCTTTTTTGCCATCTTCGCTGTCGGCGCAGTCATCGGCAAACGCGGACATCGCGCCCGGGCCCGCCATCGCGGCCAACGCCATCGTCAACGCGAGCGCGAGCAGCGGGGCGCCGGTAAGCGCGCCTGCCCCCGCCCTACCGCGGGAGCCCTTACTGTATGAGGTGTTGCTTGACGTCATCGTGCCCCCTGCTACTTCTTGCGTTTCTTTTCTTCGCGCTTGATGAGCTTGCTCACATCTTTTAAACGCGCCTCGACCAGCGAAAGATCTGCGCCGGGCTTGGATTTGTATTCCTCAAAGTACGTCTTGGCCTGGCCTAGGCGCACTAGGGTGTCCAGCGCGCCGGCCGGTCCCGGAAAGGGGTCAGCGTCGAGGTAGAGCAGGCCCAGGTTGTAGTAAGGCGTCGCATAGTCGCGGCGCAGGGTTAGCGCGCGCTTGAACGCGTCTTCGGCCTTGCGCAGATAGGCGGTGTTGTCGGGGGCACCGGCGGGCCACCCTGCGCTGCGGCCGCGATAGGCGCTCCCCAGCGAGTTGTAGACCTCAGCGCTGGTTTGGCCGAGCGCGCCCGAGACCTTCTCATAGGTAGCCACGGCCATGTCATATTGCTTGTTGCGCAGCTGATGCACGCCGAGGTTAATGTGGGCGCTGGCGAACGCCGGGTTGAGATTTACCGCCATGGTGTAGGCTTTTAGCGCGCGGTCGTAGTCTTTCCTTTGGTCGTAAATGAGGCCGTAGACGTAAAAGACGCCGGCGTTTTGCTTGGCCTCGGCGCGGCTGCCATGCAGCATATCGAGCAGGACCTCGGCGGTGTCGTAGAGGCGCTTGATATAATAGGCGTGCGCAATGGTGACCTGAGCGTCAATGCTGGTGGAATCGGCGGCAAGCGCCTGTTGAGCCGCGCGAATCGCGGCGTCCGGATCAGGCGTGCTCGCGGCGAGCAAGGCGCGCGCGGTGGCGAGGTGTTGCACGACTTGTTTGCGCGCCTCTTCGGGCGGCGTGTCGAGATTTGGAAACACGATCTCGGCGGGCTTGTCGGGGTCGCGCGGCGCTCCGCTATCAGGCGCGTCCGTATCATCGCCGCCCGCGTCACCCCCGGCGTCGCCACCCCCACTACCTGGTAGGTCGCCGCCGCCATCAAGACCTTCACCGCCGACTGGGTCCTTGTCGCTCATGCTGCCAGGCGTCGTGGCGTCCGGCGTTTCTGTTTTCTTTTTCTTTTTGCACGCGGGCGTGCCCGCCAACAGGACGCCAGCCAACAGCCAAACCAATGCGCGCGCACGCCCGGGCGTCATCATGAAGTGCCTCACGGTTTTGTCGTCCCTTCGAACAGTTCTTGATGCTGCACGGTGTACTCGTCGGGAAATTCGCGACCGAGATTTTCCAGCGCAAGCTGGGTCCACTCATTCGAGATGCCCCGCGTCTTGCCAAGCTCGACCACGCTCGACCAAACCTCTTTCGCCTTGGTCAAGTAACCCTTGGTTGCGATTTCTTTGGCGACGCCCTCTTCGTAGGCTGCGATCGCGTCCGGGTTGGTATCCGCGAGTTTTTGGATAAAGGTCGGAATCGGCATTTGGGCCAGCTTCTCGGCCAGGCGCGCCAAGGTCTCGCCATAGCGCACTTCGGCGGCCATGAGATATTCGGGGATGCCAAAGCGCTTCATGACGTCGTACTTGGCCTGGGTGTCGAGCGTGCGCCGCTCAAGGGCCGCCTTGTCCTTCTTGAAGTCTTCGGGCTTCTTGGCCGCCTTGGTGATGCGGAACGGATCGAACTCACTTGCAAAGTAGCGCTCGGCGAACAGCAATTCGTATTCGCCGGCCATGCGCGCGCCGCCGCCGCTCTTGATTGCCTTGCGCTCGTCCCAGGCGCGAATGGCCTGGCGCCCAGCATCGTCGGCGTCCTTGCTGCGGCCCTTGCGCTGATACGCCTTGGCCAGCTCATAATAGCTCGCGACGTAGTCTTCCTCGTTGCCGGCATCGGCGCCATAGGCCTTGCGCCAACGATCGTAAGCCGCGGCGAGCTTGGCGGTGTCACCTTGCGCGCGATAGATGCGAGCGAGTGCCCACAGCGCGCGATCTTTTTGCCGCCGCACCGATTCCTCGCGCTCGTAGCGCGTGTAGAGGTCGAGCGCGCGACGGAAATCGCGATCGAGCTCGGCGAGCGCGGCGGCGTTATAAAGCGCGTCGAGCGCCACCTTCTCAAACGATTGCGCCGGCTGCCCCGCCGTTGCGGGCAGTGGCTTGATGCCGCGCTTGGTGGCCGACTTTGCGACCTCGTAGAGCTCAAGGTACTGCGCGATCGCGGTGCGATAGTCAAACACGCTTTGGTGGCTCGCCGCGGTCAGCCGCATCGCCTCAAGGTAGTACGCGCTTTCGCGATACGGCTTGTCGCGGTTCTCGGTAAATTGCTTAAACAACGCGATCGCGGTCTTTGGCCGATCTGCAAGCTTATAGGCCACCGCCGCGTTGTAGAGCGCCGTCGGCGCATCGGGATCGCTGGCCGCAGTCGTCTTGTAGTAGCGATAGAAGGCTTCGGCGGCAAGCATGTATTGCCCGCTGCCAAAGAGCTCGTTGGCCTTGCGAAACTCGAGGCTGCGGTTTTGCCCGAGCGCAATTTCAAGCGCCTTGGCGTCGCCGCACTTGGCGGCGATAAAGGCGGCGTTGGTTTCTTCGAATTTATCGAGGCGCCCGGTGGCTTCGTAAATGCCGAGCAGGCCGTCCTTGGCCTTGACCGATTCCGGCGAGCCGCAGAAATTTTTCTGCACCTTGGACAGCCGCGTTACCGCGTCATCGATGTGGAGGTACGCCAAGCTAACAAGCGCGGCGTTTAGGCCTTGCTGCGGCGCGGTCGCCGGATCGGGCACAACGTCTTGATATGTGTCCCACTCGGCTTGCAACAGTTGATAGATGCGCGGAATAGGCTTGGCCACCAAGGGCTTTGGCATGGCCGCGAGCTCCTGAGGCGTTGGCACCACCAATTCAGCTACGGTGCCGGCGGCGACTTGCCGCGCGGCCTCGGCCTCATAGGAAGCCAGCGTGCCCTTGGCGGCGTCGATCAAGAATTTGGTCGAGAGGTCGCGGTGGTCGCGCACCCAGCTGTACTGCACCACGGCGTCGTCGTAGCGCTCGCTGAAAAAGAGCGCCTCGGCCATATAGAACGTAAAGTCGTAGACGTACTCAGACTCGGGGTATTGGCGAATAAAGGCCTGATAGAGTTCGATGGCCTTTTGATACTCGTCGATCGAGGCGGCGCGGAGCTCGACATCGGTCTTGCCGCCCTCGACCCACTCGCGGCGCAGGGTGCCGGCGGTAACGTGCGTATTGCGCGCCGCCGCGTAGAGCGCGCGCTCGGCAATGCGGCGTTGCGCTTCCATCGCGACGCGATCTTTTTCGTTCTTGCGAAACCACGGCGTGCCTTCGGCGTAGCGCGCGGCGAGTTCGGCCGCGGCATCATCGGCGCCGCTCTTGTCGCCCTTGGCGTCGTACGCATTGACGATTTCTTGGTGCACCAGTGGGTTGGTTGGCTCGAGCTCCCACGGCGGCCCGATGGCGATGCGAAAGGCCTCGATGGCCTGGTCAAACGCCTGCAATTCGAGAAAGGCATTGCCCATCGCGACCCAGATATCGCGCACATGGGTCTCGTCTTCGCGGCCGTTATAATATTCTTTGGCGCGGGCAAACGCCTTGATCGGATCGGTGTCGGTCTCGCCTTCCCACGGATCGGTAAACGCGACCGCGATGTACTGCAGCGACTCTTCGCGCAGCTCGAGGCTCGGGGTCTGGTTGCCCGCGACGGTTGCGTCGTAGAGCATGACCGACTCGTCAAAGCGATCGATCGCTTCCTTGAGAAAATCGCGCTTGTAATACGACCACGCCAGCTTATAGAGCGCCTCGGCATACATGGGCGAGGCGTTGCCTTCTTTGACGACGTGCAGATACGCCGAGATGGTTTCGTCGATCTCGCCCGGCACGTTGAAGTGGTAGTCGGCGACGCCGCGCACCCATGCATGGCGGAGGAGCTCAGGGTCAGCGTCTGGCCACGGTTCGCAGCCGGCGTAAAGGTCATTGAGCTCCTTGACCTTCTTGCGCGCGAGGAACTCCTCACGCGTCGGCACCGGCGGCGCGACGTCGGTGTATTTGAAGCGATTGGCACAGGTCAGGGCGAGGAACATGATCAGCGAGCGGCGCTCGTCTTTGCTCT containing:
- a CDS encoding O-antigen ligase family protein produces the protein MAATRPRRLTDVSGSRTHKWALAGLALAMVVLIGGAGGVLRWSVAIAMAATAGTFALVAGIRAEQGAELGGVLPRYSWPLVVGLAFALLQVLPLPHALVSWLSPGKAALVVANASALRVAPPEWYALSYDVPLTLLAIGKLLLAISIAQLSMRLAMSSHGRRNLAALVVGTASLVALVTWANTLLAPGFLWGVLRSPVVDGLTSPLLNLNHLAGFLSLACPLAVAQALRSEGAQRAVYAGALTLLVATVLATGSRGGLLGLCVALIIAVPMIVQSERLAMRHVRRAQWMAIALAAVAALAIYGISSQTLGRELAKTEVAELSQRGSKFWVWRQSVDLLGEAPLVGVGTGAFEPAFAKYAQVAGVRYSHPENAVVQRALDVGFLGALAILGLWLWLMAAAWRHAQESSLRAAAWAGLLGLLVHDLFDFSLEMPLVLGAALVCAAIAVPVRAVRVASPRAGLWTKGGVALAAVATLAITAMARPTSAELAPHSLVDAQAVAELERIATRHPADDQAWARLGEAMMRRHDPRTFAVLARAVTLNPSNVAAHMVLGTAMSRASARPQAPAAFATALALSRNVSLVRDISAALPSAQEAALAIPINREDGAFWLHELARAGHKEIAQAYARRVGQLFIGDGAVQLAAAQTLMTAEPHAALRHARAAEALAPSVDTAVALAYAHMQTQAPEQALAIIVDPRLDARAATPRGAYPLHVARVEIGLVVIATRADPAIGDMIERSLAAREPLLQSTAERNYWYEQGARWHDHNGHTEQAAALRRQIVTSPPSPSP
- a CDS encoding lipopolysaccharide biosynthesis protein encodes the protein MPHDRPAKRRKNFAVIFAANAVYAGAQLLMLVAITRWTTLAETGFYGFGLALTTPIMLATGMALREVAFTDAAHSHLADSYVRLRHITTSIALGLCLALGAAVAASREEFTAIAAVAIVKAIESLCEMRYGLWQRDGNHSAVARSLALRAVVGLCAFVIVLRFTRIVPLALLATSLVWAIVYQWFDGFHVASEPGARATVDRADGPLSSSSREGVRALAALAWPMGIVAAIVSLQINLPRGFVRAYLGTEALGRFTAISAVLAISSTVLVALGQTNGPRLAQLWLERSYRAFANLTARLIAMMLAIAGVGVALALSVGDLVIPLAFGGKYHGLETLLAQMCLAAGLFGISGILGTAALALRTFRLVSLLQVASALLTTLACWLFVPHGLIAAGWAVVLAAAVSSLPPLGAFVYARRSMREAAR
- a CDS encoding polysaccharide export protein; the protein is MSVFALRVLVIVGLGAAALLGCGDPPASKYPSQAIYNEDTTLDAGDLFEVRVFRHEDMSGTFSASQEGTISFPYIGQVTVVGKTPAQIEEDIRGRLADGYLVNPSIAVYVKEYRSKKVSVLGEVRKPSAILFTPGMTVVEAVSQAGGFTAGARENAVQVTRTVDGKSETFTVPVQAVAENKAPVFYMRPGDSVFVPRRRF
- a CDS encoding polysaccharide biosynthesis protein, with the protein product MSRSRRQTDHARRVSQYQPVVADIVITCVALLVAYSIRYEFKIPASYATQMLWLMPIVSIARVFSNHAFGVYSVVWRYMGLHDALRCLQAAAMVSAIIVAIRWSVGARLPDLVVPYSVVAMEGLLVSLAMTGIRFVPRIMAERVRNVGIPTLLIGAGQGATAILREAWRHPELQMAPVGLLDDDPAKQGMKISSCQVLGGLPDIATVLERTSCKRVIITTQAISPAQIAAIMDACNPHGVAVNIVKGLYESLTDDPSPQSSLSMREVRIEDLLAREPVAPSLSMLDLRARYGHKRIIVTGAGGSIGGELVRQLALLEPALLVLAERDETNLFAIEHELAALRQNVEIRPLLIDIMDREAVARMYAEFAPDVVFHAAAYKHVPMMERFPWEAARNNVFATKHLAELANEAGVGAFVMISTDKAINPTSVMGATKRIAEQVVQDLAKTATTKYSCVRFGNVLGSRGSVVGIFREQIASGGPVTVTHADATRYFMTIPEAANLVLQAGTLGARGEVFLLDMGEPVKIIDLARQMIRLSGFSEAQRPIKIIGTRPGEKLFEELSTASEDLSATDLRKVFRCRPIAAEHDRIAQLLVALQAAVSARDAADVRRVLSEFDIGYQETGPRHAP